In Candidatus Binatia bacterium, a single window of DNA contains:
- the galK gene encoding galactokinase, whose product MTAPLDRAGHAALERTRGAELATALRRICRRRVVAVVRAPGRVNLLGEHTDYNGLPVLPMAIDRSVLVAVAPRSDTTVRLFNTASRFAAHRYKLAETISPDPPGDWANYSKAAAQGLMRAYGECLRVGADLLVDGTIPSGAGLSSSSALVVANALALLAANGAEIPYAALAELLPVAERYVGTLSGGMDQATSLLAQADHALRIDFFPLRVRPVPLPPGYSVIVCHSLVEAEKSGAARDAYNLRVIEGRLACQVLNRSLGASAPHGLQTLGNLATLRPRRPLIEWLANLTAVIPDRPLSLAEIAAAVGTTPERLRTACEVPLAIGDTFALVRRTRHVLSEADRVELAEESLARGDAVNFGRLMDASHTSCRDDYEISCPALEDLVGLARDAGALGARLTGAGFGGCTVNLVRDADVPAFLTRIDRAFYAPRLPPGESVGNYRFIFRPRQGAEVWRGKGRPG is encoded by the coding sequence ATGACCGCACCGCTCGACAGGGCCGGCCACGCAGCTTTGGAACGAACCCGCGGCGCCGAGCTCGCCACCGCCCTGCGGCGCATCTGTCGACGGCGCGTCGTCGCCGTCGTGCGCGCACCGGGGCGCGTCAACCTGCTCGGCGAGCACACCGACTATAACGGCTTGCCCGTGCTGCCGATGGCCATCGACCGCAGCGTCCTCGTCGCCGTGGCGCCCCGCTCCGATACGACCGTCCGGCTTTTCAACACGGCATCGCGCTTCGCCGCTCATCGCTACAAGCTGGCCGAGACCATTTCCCCCGATCCTCCCGGGGACTGGGCCAACTACTCGAAGGCGGCGGCCCAGGGCCTGATGCGGGCGTATGGCGAATGCTTGCGCGTCGGAGCCGACCTGCTCGTCGACGGCACGATTCCGAGCGGGGCCGGCCTGTCGTCGTCCTCGGCTCTGGTAGTTGCCAACGCCCTCGCCCTGCTCGCCGCGAACGGTGCCGAAATCCCGTACGCAGCGCTCGCCGAACTGCTGCCGGTGGCGGAACGCTACGTCGGTACCCTCAGCGGCGGGATGGACCAGGCCACGAGTCTGCTCGCCCAGGCCGACCACGCACTGAGGATCGATTTCTTTCCGCTGCGGGTTCGACCGGTGCCGCTGCCGCCGGGGTATTCCGTGATCGTCTGCCACAGCCTCGTCGAGGCCGAGAAGTCGGGAGCGGCGCGCGACGCCTACAATCTGCGCGTCATCGAAGGACGCCTCGCGTGTCAGGTGCTCAACCGATCTCTCGGAGCGAGCGCACCGCATGGACTTCAAACCCTCGGAAACCTCGCCACCCTGCGCCCCCGCCGCCCGCTGATCGAGTGGCTCGCGAACCTGACCGCGGTCATCCCGGACCGGCCGCTGTCGCTTGCCGAGATCGCCGCGGCGGTCGGCACGACCCCCGAACGCCTGCGCACCGCGTGCGAGGTCCCGCTTGCGATCGGCGACACCTTCGCACTGGTGCGCCGTACCCGCCACGTTTTGTCGGAAGCCGATCGTGTCGAACTGGCCGAAGAGTCCCTGGCACGCGGCGATGCGGTGAATTTCGGACGCCTGATGGACGCCTCGCATACGAGTTGCCGTGACGACTACGAAATAAGTTGCCCGGCCCTAGAGGATCTCGTCGGACTGGCGCGCGACGCCGGCGCTCTAGGCGCACGCCTGACCGGGGCCGGGTTCGGGGGTTGCACCGTCAACCTCGTGCGCGACGCCGACGTGCCGGCGTTTCTCACCCGTATCGACCGCGCGTTCTATGCCCCACGGCTGCCTCCGGGCGAATCGGTCGGCAACTACCGGTTCATCTTCCGCCCGCGGCAAGGCGCGGAGGTGTGGCGGGGGAAAGGCCGCCCGGGTTAG
- a CDS encoding phosphotransferase family protein, whose amino-acid sequence MNHGPLARYVTAQTRMNTADIQDRLADFIAAQLGIAAVAITDLHRLAGGASREIWSLELAYRDGDETISRRLVLRRDPHAAGAGTAGGQEFRLLRAAYASGVPVPRVYWYSDDPDVLEAPFFLMDRIDGETIPRKLLRDPALAAARAGMAAQFGRILAAIHGIDRVAHGLDFLTAPSDGQSPAQNELDRFEQIYRGITLDPHPAFELAFRWLRSHMPGGAECVVVHGDYRMGNVICGPEGIRAVLDWELAHVGDPMEDLGWLCVRSWRFGNDDRPVGGVGARDELFDAYAGSSGRAVDPERVRYWEILGNLKWGIITIIQARTYLDGHHRSVEHASIGRRTAETEMELLELIGS is encoded by the coding sequence TTGAACCACGGACCTCTGGCTCGCTACGTCACGGCTCAGACCCGCATGAACACCGCCGACATCCAGGACCGACTCGCCGACTTCATCGCCGCACAACTCGGGATCGCCGCCGTCGCGATCACGGATCTCCACCGCCTTGCCGGCGGGGCGTCGCGCGAGATCTGGTCACTCGAGCTTGCGTACCGAGACGGCGACGAGACGATCTCCAGGCGTCTTGTCTTGCGGCGCGATCCGCACGCCGCCGGCGCCGGCACGGCCGGCGGGCAGGAGTTCCGGCTTCTGCGCGCCGCGTACGCCAGCGGCGTACCGGTGCCGCGCGTTTACTGGTACAGCGACGATCCGGACGTCCTCGAGGCACCGTTTTTTCTGATGGACCGGATCGACGGCGAGACGATCCCGCGCAAGCTGCTGCGCGACCCCGCCCTCGCGGCAGCCCGCGCCGGCATGGCAGCGCAATTCGGTCGCATTCTTGCCGCGATCCACGGCATAGACCGGGTCGCCCACGGCCTGGATTTCCTGACTGCGCCGAGCGACGGCCAGTCGCCGGCACAAAACGAGCTCGATCGCTTCGAACAGATCTATCGCGGCATCACCCTCGATCCCCATCCCGCCTTCGAGCTGGCCTTTCGCTGGTTGCGTTCGCACATGCCCGGGGGTGCGGAGTGCGTCGTCGTCCACGGCGACTACCGTATGGGCAACGTCATCTGCGGTCCGGAAGGTATTCGTGCGGTGCTTGACTGGGAGTTGGCGCACGTAGGCGATCCGATGGAGGATCTCGGCTGGCTGTGCGTCCGTTCGTGGCGCTTCGGCAACGACGATCGGCCGGTTGGCGGGGTCGGCGCACGCGATGAACTGTTCGACGCCTACGCCGGGTCGAGCGGCCGAGCGGTGGACCCGGAGCGGGTGCGCTACTGGGAGATTCTCGGCAACCTCAAGTGGGGCATAATCACCATTATCCAGGCGCGAACTTATCTCGACGGCCATCATCGGAGCGTCGAACACGCCAGCATCGGTCGCCGCACGGCGGAGACGGAGATGGAGTTGTTGGAGCTAATCGGAAGCTGA
- a CDS encoding site-specific DNA-methyltransferase, whose protein sequence is MNFLRTEPDGHLRRRDHLTFKGNRSQGRHGWLRLTPAYSLHLVQGLVAGLSPEDVVLDPFCGTGTTALACSGQGIACDTVDLNPFLVWLASAKCASYDEAEIRHANMVAQQAVSQGVNGKHAWVPPIQDIHKWWSDSTLHALSGLFARISEEPASRARDLLRIAFCRTVIETAAVSFRHQSMSFRRADTQPTLFDEPASQIVAGHFERALAGVLDTAAETPTGIVGVYLGDSRNLDRLLPPERYSAVITSPPYPNRMSYIRELRPYMYWLGYLTDGRQAGELDWKAIGGTWGCATSLVAKWEPSTRITVSWGPFDACIKGIKGHSDLLGRYVHKYFEDAVLHVESLVRVLARGARVHYVVGNSKFYDVLLPTEEIYAAIFRAAGLGNVAVERFRKRTSKKELFEFVVHGTKP, encoded by the coding sequence ATGAACTTCTTGCGAACTGAACCAGACGGCCATCTCCGCCGCAGGGACCACCTCACCTTCAAGGGGAACCGGTCCCAGGGTCGGCACGGTTGGCTTCGTCTTACGCCAGCCTACTCACTTCATCTGGTTCAAGGTCTCGTCGCTGGGCTATCCCCCGAAGACGTCGTCCTCGACCCGTTTTGCGGGACTGGGACTACCGCGCTAGCCTGCTCGGGGCAGGGCATCGCCTGTGACACGGTCGACTTGAACCCTTTCCTCGTTTGGCTGGCATCTGCGAAGTGTGCATCTTACGACGAGGCAGAGATACGGCATGCCAATATGGTGGCTCAGCAAGCCGTATCGCAGGGAGTGAACGGGAAGCACGCCTGGGTTCCCCCGATCCAGGACATTCATAAGTGGTGGTCCGATTCGACGCTCCACGCGCTGTCAGGGCTGTTCGCCCGGATATCCGAGGAGCCAGCCTCCCGGGCGCGCGATCTCCTCCGCATCGCTTTCTGCCGTACCGTGATCGAGACGGCCGCGGTCAGCTTCCGGCACCAGTCGATGTCGTTTCGGCGGGCCGACACACAGCCCACGTTGTTCGACGAACCGGCTTCTCAAATCGTCGCGGGTCACTTCGAGCGCGCCCTTGCTGGTGTTCTCGATACCGCAGCCGAGACGCCGACGGGGATCGTCGGTGTCTATCTCGGAGATTCACGGAACCTCGATCGGCTCCTCCCACCAGAACGGTATTCGGCGGTCATCACTTCGCCACCGTATCCCAACCGGATGAGCTACATCCGCGAGTTGCGACCCTACATGTATTGGCTCGGCTACCTCACTGATGGTCGTCAGGCCGGGGAGCTGGACTGGAAGGCGATCGGCGGAACGTGGGGATGTGCAACGAGTCTCGTCGCGAAGTGGGAACCAAGTACGAGGATTACCGTTTCCTGGGGGCCGTTCGACGCCTGTATCAAGGGGATCAAAGGACATAGCGATCTTCTTGGTCGCTATGTCCACAAGTACTTCGAAGATGCTGTCCTCCATGTGGAAAGTCTCGTAAGGGTTCTCGCCCGCGGGGCGCGGGTTCATTACGTCGTCGGCAACTCGAAGTTCTACGACGTGCTGCTTCCCACGGAAGAGATCTACGCCGCGATATTCCGGGCCGCTGGCCTGGGAAATGTGGCGGTCGAGCGGTTCAGAAAGCGGACCTCGAAGAAGGAGCTGTTCGAGTTTGTCGTTCATGGTACGAAACCATAG
- a CDS encoding DUF6285 domain-containing protein, with protein sequence MQDRPTYMELLNAVQQFIENDVVPALEGPKKYHARVAANVLAIVSRELATEETHLRSEWERLGTLLDDDAPPPVGREALRTRLRRRNLALCERIRRGDADAGPWRAAVWEHVRQTVVEKLTVADPRPPSTSPASSPGTPG encoded by the coding sequence ATGCAAGACCGACCCACGTACATGGAGCTGTTGAACGCCGTCCAACAGTTCATCGAAAACGACGTCGTCCCGGCACTGGAGGGACCGAAGAAGTATCATGCCCGCGTTGCCGCCAACGTCCTCGCCATCGTCAGCCGTGAACTCGCGACCGAGGAAACGCACCTGCGCAGCGAATGGGAACGCCTGGGCACTCTGCTCGACGACGACGCTCCGCCGCCGGTGGGGCGCGAGGCGCTGCGCACCCGGCTGCGCCGGCGCAACCTGGCGCTCTGCGAACGCATTCGCCGCGGCGACGCCGACGCCGGACCGTGGCGCGCGGCGGTCTGGGAGCACGTACGGCAGACCGTGGTAGAAAAGCTCACGGTGGCGGACCCGAGACCTCCCTCCACATCACCGGCGTCGTCTCCGGGCACGCCTGGGTGA
- the arsN2 gene encoding arsenic resistance N-acetyltransferase ArsN2, whose product MYDSSFRAGRRGREARRPPVIESARPADLAAVLELLARCDLPQAGLAAHFARALVARVDGEVVGCVALEVYGRAALLRSLAVVSAWRRRGLGQALAGAALAAAQAAGVTRVYLLTDTAEGFFNRLGFERIERRRVDPAVLASEEFTQACPETTPVMWREVSGPPP is encoded by the coding sequence ATGTACGACAGCTCTTTCCGGGCGGGCCGGCGAGGCCGAGAGGCTCGACGACCGCCGGTAATCGAGTCGGCGCGGCCGGCGGACCTCGCTGCGGTCCTGGAGCTGCTGGCGCGGTGCGATCTGCCACAGGCCGGCCTCGCCGCGCACTTCGCGCGGGCGCTCGTGGCACGTGTCGATGGCGAGGTGGTCGGTTGTGTGGCGCTGGAGGTGTACGGGCGCGCCGCGTTGTTGCGGTCGCTGGCGGTGGTGTCCGCCTGGCGTCGACGCGGGCTCGGTCAGGCGCTGGCGGGCGCGGCGCTGGCCGCGGCGCAGGCCGCCGGGGTGACCCGGGTATACTTGCTCACCGATACCGCCGAAGGGTTCTTCAATCGTCTGGGTTTCGAGCGCATCGAGCGCCGCCGCGTCGATCCGGCAGTGCTCGCGTCGGAGGAATTCACCCAGGCGTGCCCGGAGACGACGCCGGTGATGTGGAGGGAGGTCTCGGGTCCGCCACCGTGA
- a CDS encoding adenylate/guanylate cyclase domain-containing protein: protein MSLLDGTPVQKAVFAFFVALSLVGLALAFADKFDRFGTPNVGWMLDGQTISPTHGDASEAGLRGGGRILRINGLDVSAAALRGQTTGPNVVTDIGATNTITMRSASGELREITIAVRPWEWDDFVFTQGATDVIALLFLFVGVTVFLLRPYETPSWALLSLCSVVGGTLLTGFVPIDEAHGWNADYFFFVVGLVPYVPFHMLLAFPVVHPLLVRRPGVLWWVYGAGALQAAANLAGAGAGFEGVFAYARNISAGVLLIGLGAFTFRCARLAVHRADPLVAQRARILLAGVVVGLMPFGLVQFARETFGALEIDSRFLTWPVAVFVLALARVTLRPALMNARIAVRKAVLYTAAVAILSVVAFLLVSVRPYAVGALLFPLLYFWPRFEARLNSRLYPQRARFAELLRDVGTDLAAAVTVPDVLDVAALAPARLCDARSTVAFLLPGAVDDREHSRAAGVVPGGAVPIEAEPIVQLVRATRRDVLRAQLAVEPQYVNVRAECEAGFDRLGATLLVPLVHEQRVVGGLAVGARKSNDPYEQADVDALAAAGQQAVQAVMRVAATERLVAREREFADLKRYFPPQIIDQVMARGGAAELGSQRKLVTVLFADLRGFTSFSDTVEPEEVISTLDEYHCAMGARIAEYEGTLERFAGDGFMVFFNDPVDQPDHVERAAQMALAMRADVERLRAKWTRKGYGIHAGMGIHTGYATCGFIGYEGRRDYAVIGNVTNLAARLSDFAGPGEIIISARSFGELDGRFVAESTGELHLKGFQQPQSAFRLLAMAAVSGPA from the coding sequence ATGTCGCTGCTCGACGGAACGCCGGTTCAGAAGGCGGTCTTCGCATTTTTCGTTGCGTTATCATTGGTAGGACTGGCGCTTGCCTTCGCGGATAAGTTCGACCGGTTCGGCACGCCGAACGTGGGTTGGATGCTTGATGGTCAGACCATCTCGCCGACGCACGGCGACGCCTCCGAGGCCGGCTTGCGGGGTGGTGGACGCATTCTCCGGATAAACGGCCTTGACGTATCGGCGGCGGCGTTGCGGGGACAGACCACGGGCCCCAACGTCGTGACCGACATCGGGGCGACCAACACCATTACGATGCGGAGTGCGAGCGGTGAGCTGCGTGAGATCACGATCGCCGTGCGGCCCTGGGAATGGGACGACTTCGTTTTCACGCAGGGGGCGACCGATGTCATTGCCCTGCTGTTCCTGTTCGTCGGCGTTACCGTCTTTCTGCTGCGTCCCTACGAGACCCCGAGCTGGGCCTTGCTGTCGCTGTGCAGCGTCGTTGGCGGGACGCTCTTGACGGGATTTGTCCCGATCGACGAGGCGCACGGCTGGAACGCCGACTATTTCTTCTTTGTCGTCGGCCTGGTGCCTTACGTGCCGTTCCACATGCTGCTGGCTTTTCCCGTGGTTCACCCGTTGCTGGTGCGCCGGCCCGGAGTGCTCTGGTGGGTGTACGGTGCCGGCGCCCTGCAAGCCGCCGCCAATCTTGCCGGGGCCGGGGCCGGATTCGAGGGTGTTTTCGCGTACGCGCGCAACATCAGCGCGGGCGTGCTGCTGATCGGGCTTGGCGCGTTCACCTTCCGTTGTGCGCGGTTGGCGGTCCACCGCGCCGACCCGCTGGTTGCGCAGCGGGCGCGGATTCTGCTCGCCGGGGTGGTGGTCGGTCTTATGCCGTTCGGTCTGGTGCAATTCGCGCGGGAGACCTTCGGGGCGCTGGAGATCGACAGCCGCTTCCTCACGTGGCCGGTGGCCGTCTTCGTCCTTGCGCTGGCGCGCGTGACGCTGCGTCCGGCGTTGATGAACGCGCGCATCGCCGTGCGCAAAGCGGTGCTGTACACGGCGGCGGTCGCCATTCTCAGCGTCGTTGCGTTCCTGCTGGTGTCGGTGCGACCGTACGCGGTGGGCGCCTTGCTGTTCCCGTTGCTCTACTTCTGGCCGCGCTTCGAGGCGCGGCTCAATTCTCGACTCTACCCGCAACGGGCACGGTTTGCGGAACTGCTGCGCGACGTCGGCACCGACCTTGCCGCGGCGGTGACGGTGCCCGACGTGTTGGACGTGGCGGCGCTTGCGCCAGCACGACTGTGCGACGCCCGCAGCACGGTGGCGTTCCTGCTGCCCGGTGCCGTCGACGATCGCGAACACAGCCGTGCCGCCGGTGTGGTGCCCGGCGGCGCCGTGCCGATCGAGGCCGAGCCGATCGTGCAGCTCGTGCGCGCGACGCGTCGGGACGTGCTGCGGGCGCAGCTCGCGGTCGAACCTCAGTATGTCAATGTACGTGCCGAGTGCGAAGCCGGGTTCGACCGGCTTGGCGCGACGCTGCTGGTGCCGCTGGTGCACGAACAGCGCGTCGTTGGGGGACTGGCGGTCGGTGCGCGCAAGTCCAACGACCCCTACGAACAGGCAGACGTCGACGCCCTGGCGGCCGCCGGACAACAAGCGGTGCAGGCAGTCATGCGCGTTGCGGCGACGGAACGGCTGGTCGCCCGCGAGCGGGAGTTCGCCGATCTCAAGCGCTATTTCCCGCCGCAGATCATCGATCAGGTAATGGCCCGTGGCGGCGCCGCCGAGCTCGGTAGCCAGCGCAAACTGGTGACGGTGCTGTTTGCCGACCTGCGCGGCTTCACTTCCTTTTCCGACACGGTCGAACCGGAGGAGGTGATTTCGACGCTGGACGAATACCACTGCGCCATGGGGGCCCGGATCGCGGAGTACGAGGGTACGCTCGAGCGCTTTGCCGGCGACGGGTTCATGGTGTTTTTCAACGATCCCGTCGATCAGCCCGATCACGTCGAGCGCGCGGCGCAGATGGCTCTGGCGATGCGCGCCGACGTCGAGCGGTTGCGCGCGAAGTGGACGCGCAAGGGCTACGGCATTCACGCGGGGATGGGCATCCACACCGGCTACGCCACCTGTGGATTCATCGGCTACGAGGGGCGACGGGACTACGCGGTTATCGGCAACGTCACCAACCTGGCTGCCCGCCTGTCGGATTTCGCCGGCCCGGGCGAGATAATTATTTCTGCCCGGAGCTTCGGGGAGCTCGACGGGCGGTTCGTCGCCGAGTCGACCGGGGAACTCCACCTCAAGGGCTTTCAGCAGCCGCAGTCGGCGTTCCGGCTGCTTGCGATGGCGGCGGTCTCTGGGCCGGCGTAA
- a CDS encoding SDR family oxidoreductase has protein sequence MVVGAGTRAIEDADPPIGNGRAMAVLAAREGARVAVTDLDGAALQGTVDWLAREGHEAVALLGDVADASTCARLVADASARLDGLDGLVLNVGIAGGRELGGTDPEVWDLVMAVNLRAHFLLSRAALPRMTGGGAIVFVSSVAGLRPGSRIPAYDTSKAGMFGLCRHVALEGAPCGVRANVVVPGLIDTPLGRLATSMRPGRAHTPVPLGRQGTGWEVAYATIFLLSDEASYITGQELVVDGGLVFQAG, from the coding sequence ATGGTGGTGGGGGCGGGCACGCGTGCCATCGAGGATGCCGATCCGCCCATCGGCAACGGGCGAGCCATGGCAGTACTGGCGGCGCGCGAGGGGGCGCGTGTGGCGGTAACCGACCTCGACGGCGCAGCTTTACAGGGGACCGTCGACTGGCTGGCCCGCGAGGGACACGAGGCGGTAGCGCTCCTGGGTGACGTGGCCGATGCGTCAACGTGCGCGCGTCTGGTTGCCGACGCGAGCGCGCGTCTCGACGGTCTGGACGGGCTGGTGCTCAATGTGGGTATCGCCGGAGGCAGGGAGCTGGGGGGCACGGACCCGGAGGTCTGGGATCTGGTCATGGCGGTGAATCTCCGTGCGCATTTTCTTCTGTCACGTGCGGCTTTGCCCCGCATGACCGGTGGCGGTGCGATCGTATTCGTCTCGTCGGTTGCCGGCTTGCGGCCCGGAAGTCGGATTCCCGCTTACGACACGTCGAAGGCCGGGATGTTCGGTCTTTGCCGTCACGTCGCGCTCGAAGGCGCGCCCTGCGGTGTTCGCGCCAACGTGGTCGTGCCCGGTCTTATCGACACGCCGCTCGGGCGCCTGGCAACCTCGATGCGTCCCGGTCGGGCGCACACCCCCGTGCCGCTCGGGCGTCAGGGCACCGGTTGGGAAGTGGCGTATGCGACGATCTTCCTGCTCTCCGACGAGGCCAGCTATATTACCGGGCAGGAACTCGTCGTCGACGGTGGGCTGGTGTTCCAGGCGGGGTGA